A window of Pullulanibacillus sp. KACC 23026 genomic DNA:
TCATGAGACCGTTACACTCGTTTATGCTTCAAAGGAAACTTTCTATAACCATGCAAACGTATTAAAAGATTTTCTGGAATGTAAGAAGCACTAAAAAAAGGGGTTAATCCTAATCACCCCCAATTTTTGCTTAATAAAATAGATTTTCAGGCTATTCATCGAGGATTCACACGGTGAGTCACTCACTCCTTATTTAATAAATGAGAGGGCGCCCTCAAAAATAAGTCTTTTGGGACACCCTCAAACAAATTAAAGATTATATTATCTGTAGCAGCACGGTTTAGGCATTTTTGGCATGTCTGTCTGAAAGGGGGTGATTATGTTTCTCTTTAAAAATAGCGACCAATAAAGCTATGCCACTTAAAACAAGTAAGGCACTAGTTACAAAAAACACATTAGAGATTCCATAGAGACTCGAAATAAAACCGCCGAGGGATGGGCCGATGATGTTCCCGAGAAAACGAACGCTTGTGTTATAACCCATGACCTCTCCTTGCATGGCAAGCGGGGTAACCTGGCGAATAAAGGCGACCAGGACAGGCAGTACACCGCCGATTGTAATTCCAAGGAAGAAGCGGATAATAACGAGCTGCCATATGGATGTGACAAACGCGCCAGGCAAATAGACGATGCCCGATAACAAAATAAGGATGACGAGAATTTTTTGATAGCCGATTTTATCGCCAAGTTTTCCCCAGTTTCGAGCAAACAGAAGATTCCCTAAGCCGGCTGCAGAAAAGGCGAGTCCCGAGAAGAAAGCCAAATTTTCAGGTCCGTGAAGATGACTGACGTAGAGAGCAAGGATGGGCTGAATACTGAAGTTGGCAATTTGGACGAATAAGGCGACCACCATAATCATGGTCAGCATCGGGTTGGTAATAATATGAGCAAGGACTTCTTTGGTGGAATAATTCTTTTGCTTACCTGTTTTTTCTTCGAGGCGAAATTCCTTAACACCGAATAAAACAAAGAAAGCGGCAATTAATAGAGTAATAGCTGTAAAATGGAACGTCATCTTAAATCCAACCGAATCGGCAAGTAATCCAGCAAGCATTGGACCAAGCAAGGTTCCCGCCACATTTCCTGTTTGCAGGGTACCGAGAACACGTCCGGCTAGATGCCTTGGCGTTTGGGTTGATATAAGAGCCTGTGACATGGAGATGAAACCGGTAAAGATCCCCATGAGGAAACGGAGTAAAAATAACTGAAAGACGGATGTGACAAAGCCCATTAAGAAAACAGACACGGCAAGGCCAAAAGCGGCAATCACAAGTATCTTTTTTCGCCCATGGCGATCGCCAAACCGTCCCCAAATGGGTGAAGCAATAAAGGCCATGACAAATGTAATCGCAAATACCCACCCCGACCATCGCTGAACATATTCAGGCGTATGGTGACCAAGTGTCTGAATATAGAGCGAGAGAAAGGGAATCACCATGGTCATGCTGCCGCCTATAAAAAAGTTGGCAAACCACATGATGATCAGATTCTGTTTCGCTGCTCGTTCATGCTGCAAGACATAACCCTTCTTTCCATTAAATTGTAAATACTTCGGAAACCTAACATTTCGGAAATCAAAATATATTTTACGCCTTTCTGTGCTGCTTGAAAAGAGTTCAGCTTTAATTCATTGCAAATTGATGAAAATAACCATGGGGACAGACGCCACCTGCAAGAGCACCTTATTGCCGGGGTCTGTCCCCACGCTCTAATTGCGGCAAAAGAAAAAGGCAAGTCGATTGACTTTGCCTTTTAATCTGTATATGGTTTTATTATTTTGTTTTGGGAGGTGCGCAGGAGGCTCTCTCAATAATTTCATGAGGGATAATAAAACGATTAGTGGGTAATTCGGTTTCTTTGATAAGCTGGAAGAGGGCATCCGTGGCACTGCTCCCAAGCTGAAAAATATTGATTTCGACAGAGGTTAGCGGTGGGGAACAATACTCGGAAATTAGCAAGTTATTAAAGCTGATTAACGAGATGTCTTCAGGGACTCGAACTGAGATTTCTGTGAGGGAACTCATAATCCCAAGAGCCATGATATCGTCCGCCACAATTAAACCGGTAGGGGGATCTTCCATTGACATCAGCAATTGCCCGGCTTGCCGTCCGCCTTCTTGAAGGAAATCTTGGTGGACAATATATTCATCTCTAATAGGAAGACCAGCTTGCGTGAGGGCTTGTTTATAACCATTTAGCCGGTCCGTTGTCACCACAAGCTCAGGAGCCCCCCCTATAAACGCACATTTAGTATGTCCTAAGTTAATCAGATATTGGGTCGCTTCAATGGCGGCTTGTATATTATCATTATCTACATGAGTAATTTGGTTTTCATTGATATAAGGCTTACCGATAAGGACAAAAGGAAATCTTAGTTTGATTAGCAAATCAACTAACTCGTCGCCAATTCGAGAGTATAACAGAATCAGTCCATCGACGCGGCGCCCGTGAACCATGCTAAGGACTTCAGCCCGAATTTCTTCTTTTGTAATACCTGTTGTCATATAAATACCATAATGGTTAGCATGTGCTTCTTTACTGATCCCCTGAATGACCTGAGGGAAGAATGGGTTTTGAAAGAGTTCCCCTCCAGAACCGGGGAGCACAATGCCAATGGTCTGAGCACTTTGATTAGCTAGAC
This region includes:
- a CDS encoding MFS transporter, with the protein product MQHERAAKQNLIIMWFANFFIGGSMTMVIPFLSLYIQTLGHHTPEYVQRWSGWVFAITFVMAFIASPIWGRFGDRHGRKKILVIAAFGLAVSVFLMGFVTSVFQLFLLRFLMGIFTGFISMSQALISTQTPRHLAGRVLGTLQTGNVAGTLLGPMLAGLLADSVGFKMTFHFTAITLLIAAFFVLFGVKEFRLEEKTGKQKNYSTKEVLAHIITNPMLTMIMVVALFVQIANFSIQPILALYVSHLHGPENLAFFSGLAFSAAGLGNLLFARNWGKLGDKIGYQKILVILILLSGIVYLPGAFVTSIWQLVIIRFFLGITIGGVLPVLVAFIRQVTPLAMQGEVMGYNTSVRFLGNIIGPSLGGFISSLYGISNVFFVTSALLVLSGIALLVAIFKEKHNHPLSDRHAKNA
- a CDS encoding LacI family DNA-binding transcriptional regulator codes for the protein MAVTIKDVAKLANVNPSTVSRVIANSSRISEKTKRTVREAMEQLGYYPNHHARSLANQSAQTIGIVLPGSGGELFQNPFFPQVIQGISKEAHANHYGIYMTTGITKEEIRAEVLSMVHGRRVDGLILLYSRIGDELVDLLIKLRFPFVLIGKPYINENQITHVDNDNIQAAIEATQYLINLGHTKCAFIGGAPELVVTTDRLNGYKQALTQAGLPIRDEYIVHQDFLQEGGRQAGQLLMSMEDPPTGLIVADDIMALGIMSSLTEISVRVPEDISLISFNNLLISEYCSPPLTSVEINIFQLGSSATDALFQLIKETELPTNRFIIPHEIIERASCAPPKTK